The Prevotella herbatica genome contains the following window.
TGGGTCTACAGTTCCAGTACCACTTACAGGGAGAGCATCATCAATCCCGAGAGTACTTTTTTCGAAGGCTAATTCGGTAAGAACACCAGTGAAGGTTCCAGCTGGAGCATTCACCGCTACAAGTATATGATCGTCTGCAACAAGCTGACTGGTGATGATTTCAGGAGCAGCTGCATTCAGGGCATCCTGTATTGTCTTTACGGCACCTGTTGTCTTATCAAAGATGCCTATCGTGACGCGGTTGATTTTATTCTCAGCATCCGTACCAGGATCTGTATAGGCTGCCGCACGAGTGTCGGCAGGTTTAAGATTTATCTTCAGGGTCTGAGTACCCGTTGAAGGCTTCTCTGTGCTCAGGTTTTCATCACTTGAGCATGATGTAAATAAGCCCTGCGTGGCTATGGTTGCCAATGCGAAGAAGGCTAGTATTGCTGGTTTTGTTCTCATAATTATAAATCAATTTAATTATTAATATTATTTTTATTCCTTTTCGTTATTTCATCTTCATCAGTTCGCTCAAAGCTTTGTCTGCCTGAGTAACTCCGGCTGCCTTTGCCATCTTTAGGTAAACCTCTGCCTTATCGCGGTTGCCCTCGCTAAGATAAAGAAGTCCCATATTGCAGTAGGCTCTTGAATCAGTCTCCCAGCGCTTAAGATACTTATGCGCAAGGGTTACATCGTTACGTGTGAGAGCCACACCGGCTGCATTGATGTTTGCCTCGGGATTATCAGGGAAGAGACGGGCTGTCAAGTCCACGATATCGTTGTATTCGCGAGAACCTTTCTTATAGAATCCTGCTGTGGCATAGAGTTCACCCAGCGTCATCGTTGCAGGGTTTGAACCAAGATGCTGCATGGCAGAGTTGCTGTCGAAACCATCGTGACGGAAGGTCAGCGTATATTTGATGCGGTATACCTTCGGGAAGATGAACTTCACCATATACTCATAAGGCATACCGTGACCGATGTTCTCAATTTCACGCTCACGACCGTTGACTACGTCGATACTCTTGATGATGTCTACAACTGCTTCGCGGAGGTTCATGCCGCTACCAGCTACAAGAGAAGAGATGCTGTCCCAGTCTTCAGCTAGCCAACTCACGTTAAGGTCGTTGCGATTGGTGAGCTTCTGCTTCATCAAATACTTCTTTAAATCAAGGGAACGTTCCATTGCCTCACTCTCGTTGCGGCGGTAGTTGCCGATAGGAGCACCGAAACCGTTGATGCGAAGACCTACGAGGCTCGTACCGTAACGCTGCAATTCACTTTTCACGTCAGTGGCGATGGTATTGAACACGGTGCGGTTGAATCTGCTGCCGCTGAGTTTGGCGAGCGACTTGTTACCGAAGATTTGAATCTCACCGCTGCGATGGAACTTGTCAATGTCGGAGCCCTGAGGCTGAAGAAACTGAACATAGTCCATCAGGTTATAATAATGTACATTGGGATCGGGATTATCATTGCTCATGTCGTGAAGATAGATGTTCTTCAGCACAAGGTCCTCATAGACGTGTCCGCGGTGACCGGTACAGTTAAGTTCCTCACTCTCCACATACATGCGGCACTCCTGCATCCAGTCCTTATAAGGAACTGTGGTGTCGTAGATGAAGTAGCGCTTGGCAGCATGGCTGTCCTTGACAACGATGGGCATGTTGCGGCGATTGTCGGAAAGGACTTCTGTGCGATGAGCATCGCGCTCACGCTCACGACCATTGATGACCACTGAAGACAGGACTGAGACGGCACTGTCTGTCTTCAGGACAGGAGTGAAGACGAGCGACTCACAGCTGCCAACGACACTGCTGTCGTAGCTTACCTTCATGCGGACACGGAGTAGGTCGCCCTGACGGGTGAAGTTCTCGGAGTTGACGTAGATCTGACCGCCGTAGACAGTCTGGGCGGATGCTGCGGATACCGTTCCGCTGAAGGCAAGAAGAAAGAATGCAGATTGTAA
Protein-coding sequences here:
- a CDS encoding tetratricopeptide repeat protein → MKLLQSAFFLLAFSGTVSAASAQTVYGGQIYVNSENFTRQGDLLRVRMKVSYDSSVVGSCESLVFTPVLKTDSAVSVLSSVVINGRERERDAHRTEVLSDNRRNMPIVVKDSHAAKRYFIYDTTVPYKDWMQECRMYVESEELNCTGHRGHVYEDLVLKNIYLHDMSNDNPDPNVHYYNLMDYVQFLQPQGSDIDKFHRSGEIQIFGNKSLAKLSGSRFNRTVFNTIATDVKSELQRYGTSLVGLRINGFGAPIGNYRRNESEAMERSLDLKKYLMKQKLTNRNDLNVSWLAEDWDSISSLVAGSGMNLREAVVDIIKSIDVVNGREREIENIGHGMPYEYMVKFIFPKVYRIKYTLTFRHDGFDSNSAMQHLGSNPATMTLGELYATAGFYKKGSREYNDIVDLTARLFPDNPEANINAAGVALTRNDVTLAHKYLKRWETDSRAYCNMGLLYLSEGNRDKAEVYLKMAKAAGVTQADKALSELMKMK